In Mucinivorans hirudinis, the DNA window GACACTCGCTCGAATGATAGCTACGCCGGTTTAACTTGGGGCAAGGATAAAGTAAGAATAAAGCTGACCTATGATAACTACTATCGCGCGAATCCCTATGACATCACTCAACTTCGTTACGACAAAAAGAGCTCCTACGGTAGAGATGGTTACTGTTCAAAACCGTTTGAAATAACCAACGGTATAGGGTTAAATGTGGATTATTATCTCTCGGCGAACGATTTTCTAAACTTGACAACTCGCTCTCAATTCGTAAGAGCCGATAAGAATATTGCCTATACTGCAACTGATTTTGCGGATTTCGATGCTCGAATATCGAGCAGCTATTTTATCGGCAACTACACTCTTTTCTATCGCCGCACTATGAAAAATAAGTTGACAGACTACTTTTCTGTTAATGCCAATTTTGGATTTATGAATGCAACAGAGGATTCCCAAACACGATACGGGGATGGGATGGAGTTTTTGAACAGAGAAACTGCCGACAAATTCTCGACTAATTTACGACTAGCCTACAACAACAGATTGAGCAATATTTTCAGACTCAATGTGGGGGCTCAAACGTTATATCAAGATTTCCGAGGCACACTCAACAATAAAACGAGCGATAATAATCATCGTAATTATCGCAATAATCTATATGCTGATTTCTATGCCACAACAGGTTTATGGCAGTTCAGAGCAGGGCTGAAAGGAGAGATGAATATAAACAGTTTTACTAACCCTCTCTATGGTTCTAATAGACAATTTGCTTTCCAACCGACTCTTTCTGCATTGTTGAAACTGAATGAGGTTCACTCGATTAAGGCTGAGTTTCGCCGTCCTTCTTACTACCCCTCGTCGTGGCTACTTGCCCCCTATGAATTGCGTTTAGATGAAAAGACAATTTTGCGAGGTAATCCCGCTCTGAAACTTACGCAATACAATATATTCGAACTGACATACACCTATCGTACCGATGCCTTAACTCTGAACGCAATTCCATATTACCAACAGAACTACAATCTGATAATCCCAAAGACCAATTTCGATTCAGACCTGAACACAATTCGCACTTATGTAAACGGGGGTCAATTATCTCGTACGGGGTTGAAAATAAATGGAACAATAAATCTGTTTGGCGGAGCTATCAGCATTGACCCCGATATAAATGCGGGATATGACAGAATGAACGTAGATGGTATGGTACGGAATAATATATTTTGGCGGGCGGGTGGCACGGCGATGATATTCTTGCCTTACGGACTCGGTTGCGGGGCTTATGGTTCATACAGCAGCAAGATGCTTACACCCAACGGTTATCGCGAACCTATATATTCAATTGATGCGATCTTTATTATGAAGCGGTTCGAGAAGTTGGGGCTTAATCTCTTTTTCGGTTACCAAATGCCCATTGAGTCCGCCGATGTGGAATACACCTTTGCCGAAAATTACACTCAAAGAGATTATTTCAAATTCAACTCAAAAGGTTTTATTCTTAGGGCAAATTTCTACTTTACCGCAGGAAAGAGCCGGAGAATGGAGCGTATTACCACTTATTTTGACAATGATCGGAAATAGAAAAAGGGTTCTACAGGATTTCGTGTGAGAATAGTTATCTTTGCCGAATGACAGCAACCGAAGTATTGAGTAAATTATTATTGCCTAGGAGTAGTGATTGGTCGATAGGCAGTGTAGACATCGACGAGCAAAACGAGGAAGTTCGTATTGAGCTTGTCTATAACAATGAAGTGGTAATTATTGATGGTATAAGTTATCCTATCTATGACTATCGTTCAGTTCGAGAGTGGCGACACTTGGATTTGTGGCAATATAAGAGTTACCTTGTTGCCCGTATTCCGCGTTATATTGTTGGAGATAAGGTAATAAGCTTGGGCGTACCGTGGTTAAGCGCCATTGGAACGTATGACCACTTTGCTCGAAAAAAAACGATAGAGACTTTGCAAGTAACCAAGAGTCAGAGTGGTACGGCAAGGTTATTGCGTATAAGTTTTGACCAAGTACATCGCGTGATGCACCGAGCAGTAGAGCGCGGTATGGCATTGCGAGATAGTGATGAGCTATATAAATATGTTAGCATTGACGAGAAAGCTATAAGTCGTGGTCACGAGTACGCATCAATTTTATCGGATGAGTTGAGCGGAATTGTGATAGAGGTTAGTAAAGGCAGGACAAAGGAAAGTGTTGATAATTTGTGTATTAAAGGTTTATCTGAGGAGCAGCGAGGGGCAGTAGAGCGAATATGCACCGATATGTGGGATCCTTATATTTACGCAGCAAAGGAGTATTTTGGGCAAGCATTGCACTGCCACGATAATTTTCATTTGGTCGGTTATTTGAATAAGGCTGTTGATAAGGTACGTCGCCGAGAGGTTAAGTTACACGAAGATTTGAAACGAACTAAGTATTTGTGGCTCAAGGACACAAATAATTTTACAGATAAGCAGTATGCGACTTTCGAGGCTATACGGGGAGCAAATTACGAGGTATCTCGGGCTTGGCAAGTGAAGGAGAATTTTAGAGATATTCAGTTTCGGCAAGAAAACTATCAAAGTGCATTATCAATATATATGTTTTGGAAACAGAACGCATTAAGGGTAAATATACCTGAGATAACCCAAGTAGTAGAAATGTTTGACAGGCATAAAAAAGGAATTGTAAATGCGATACTAACTGGCGCAAGTAATGCAAGGGCAGAGAGGTTAAACAGCTCTATCGAAGAGATAAAAAGAATCGGCAGAGGATACCGTAAATTTGAAAACTTCAGAATCGCAATACTATTCTTCAATGCAAACCTCAAACTTTACCCACACGAAAACCAGTAGAACCTTTTTAACCCAACTTCAACGCCAAAAAGTTTTTTCGGTGTTTTTTTGCTCAAAAACGGGGGTGATTTCATACTATTGAGTTGATTTTCAGAAGATGCTTATTTGGTGAAGTGCTTTGTAATACCCACGGGAGTAAATTTTATGTTGTACCTTAGCGGGCATGTACTTCACATCGAACATACGCTTGAGCCCCGAGCACGGCAGGGAACTCCCTTATTATAAAATCAAGGAGTCCTTCCGTGACGTTATAGGACGTGTGCATACCCGTGTAATGTTGACTCCGGGTTACCTTCCCGATTTGTGTAGCGATGAGATTGTGCAGATTCGCCGCGGTCTGACCTATATGATGGAGCAGAGTGCGTATATCCCAGCTCAGCAGGCGATGTTTACTGCCGATCCCAGAGGAGAGTACAGTGAAAAGGTTCGTGGATACATCGAGAAGTTTTGGAGTCAGATAAAGGGTAGCGGCAAGATTGATTCCGCACGGGCAAGTTATGATGAGGCAGAACGCAAAGCCCGCAAATTAATAGATGTCAACACAATACAGCATACAGATGCACGTGAGGCAGGTGCAGAGAATGTATGCCTTCAGGCGATACGCGAACTACAGCTCGACACATTTCTGCGACGCGAAGGATGGTCGGAGCGTAAGATAAATTCTACACTGGCATCCTTGATTATCCGGACTGTATATTCCCCATCGGAATGGGCGGCACTACGTATACTCGACGAGAATTCTGCCGCAATGGAGCTTCTGACGGGTCAGTTTGGCGACTGCCCGACTCAGCGCGAGGTATATGCGGCTGCTCCATCGCTTTATGCCTTGAAAGACAAGCTAGAGCGTCATCTGTGCTCTCGCACCGACTCGTTGTTTAATCTCACTAACCGGGTGATGCTCTTCGATTTGACCAACTTCTATTTCGAGGGTAGCAAGACAGGCTCAAAGAAGGCAAAGTTTGGTCGCTCGAAGGAGAAACGCTCAGACTGTCGCCTTCTTGTCCTCGCCTTGGCAATCAATACTGAAGGCTTTATCCGATACAGTTCAATCCTTGCCGGCAACACAGCCGACCCCGATTCACTACCGGCGATGGTGGAGGGCATTATCTCGAAGAATCCGGTCTCGACAAACCCCCAACAGAAAGTTATGGTGGTCATCGATGCAGGAATAGCCACGGAAGCCAATCTCGGATTGCTCAAAGAACGAGGATATAATTACCTTTGTGTCAGCAGAACCAAGCTCAAAGATTATACTCTCAAAGAGGAAGGTCGCTCTGTTACGGTATTTGATAGTCGCAAGCGTCCCATTACTATAGCCCAAGTCGAGCACCGGGAGGGAGGCGACTTCTACCTTCGCATTACCTCCCCCGCCAAAGCAATGACCGAACATTCCATGAACCAACAGTGGCGAGAGCGTTTCGAGCTTGAACTCACAAAGGCACGCAACGCTCTTACGGCAAAAGGAGGCACAAAGAGATACGACAAGGTGGTGGAGCGTGTTGGACGTGCACTCGGTAAATACCCCTCTGTATCCAAGTATTACCAAATAGACTACATCCGCTCGGGTGAGAATCCCGAACACATGTCAGATATCCGCTGGCAAATCAAAATCAGCCAAGAAGAGACTGAGCAACGCTTTGGCACATACTTCCTGCGCACCAACATAGCCACCCTTGACGAGCGAACTACGTGGGAGTACTATAACTTGATTAGAGAGATAGAGACATCAAACCGGCAACTCAAAACAGACCTGGAATTGCGCCCCATCTACCATCAGACAGATAACAACTCCGATGCCCATCTATTCTTCGGACTACTATCATACTGGATTGTAAACACAGTTCGACACAAACTAAAGTTACAAGGCATAACTCATTACTGGACTGAATTAAAGCGCATTCTATCCACCCAAAAGGCTATTACCACCAAAGCAGAAAACGCACTCGGAGAACAAATAGAACTACGCATCTGTTCGGACCCCACAGATGCCGCCTCGGAACTATATCGAATCCTCGGATACAACCCCATACCATTTAGACGACACACAATCAAAACTGCACCACCACCTCCGAATTGAAAAATCTGTAGTACCCACGCAGAAAGCCAAAAACAGATAAGGCTTAAAGAACAGAGGATTTGCATACATATTACGTTGAAGTTGGGTTAACTAATGACTTCATTAATGAGTTTGAGGCATTACAATATTCATAATAGTCTGTCCTTTGACTTTTTGTATAATCCAAGTGAGTAGAGCAATTTTTTCGGTTTGTATTCGTGTTGTTGCAGAAATTTTCCCTTCAAAGCAATATTTATTGTTGATATTGTCAAATACCAAAGGAATCATCCACTGGACATTATTACTATCAATGTAAATTTGCTTGTCATTTAAAGTCATTCCGCATTTAAGCATAATTCTGCCATTATTGGTGACTACTGAA includes these proteins:
- a CDS encoding putative TonB-dependent outer membrane receptor protein produces the protein MRKLLAFVFLFAICSGNAFAKEIKIHGQVVDSLSGEPLPMSIISIVDENSNIFVFSGIVEKDDAVFSFEKIRIGNSAYFVVVSSVGYQKKRVTLDDDMGVIKMVPESIAIDEVVVTASRNIRRAVDRTTYILDSMKLAGVSVTTDVLRKIPEISVDELRRRASIKGKENTLILLNGVNTGNSVDLRGIDFRDIERIEVITSPSSGTDVDYDGVINIILKPKVRAGIMVDIEETLKLDTRSNDSYAGLTWGKDKVRIKLTYDNYYRANPYDITQLRYDKKSSYGRDGYCSKPFEITNGIGLNVDYYLSANDFLNLTTRSQFVRADKNIAYTATDFADFDARISSSYFIGNYTLFYRRTMKNKLTDYFSVNANFGFMNATEDSQTRYGDGMEFLNRETADKFSTNLRLAYNNRLSNIFRLNVGAQTLYQDFRGTLNNKTSDNNHRNYRNNLYADFYATTGLWQFRAGLKGEMNINSFTNPLYGSNRQFAFQPTLSALLKLNEVHSIKAEFRRPSYYPSSWLLAPYELRLDEKTILRGNPALKLTQYNIFELTYTYRTDALTLNAIPYYQQNYNLIIPKTNFDSDLNTIRTYVNGGQLSRTGLKINGTINLFGGAISIDPDINAGYDRMNVDGMVRNNIFWRAGGTAMIFLPYGLGCGAYGSYSSKMLTPNGYREPIYSIDAIFIMKRFEKLGLNLFFGYQMPIESADVEYTFAENYTQRDYFKFNSKGFILRANFYFTAGKSRRMERITTYFDNDRK
- a CDS encoding transposase, producing the protein MSKLLLPRSSDWSIGSVDIDEQNEEVRIELVYNNEVVIIDGISYPIYDYRSVREWRHLDLWQYKSYLVARIPRYIVGDKVISLGVPWLSAIGTYDHFARKKTIETLQVTKSQSGTARLLRISFDQVHRVMHRAVERGMALRDSDELYKYVSIDEKAISRGHEYASILSDELSGIVIEVSKGRTKESVDNLCIKGLSEEQRGAVERICTDMWDPYIYAAKEYFGQALHCHDNFHLVGYLNKAVDKVRRREVKLHEDLKRTKYLWLKDTNNFTDKQYATFEAIRGANYEVSRAWQVKENFRDIQFRQENYQSALSIYMFWKQNALRVNIPEITQVVEMFDRHKKGIVNAILTGASNARAERLNSSIEEIKRIGRGYRKFENFRIAILFFNANLKLYPHENQ